ACACAACAATTATTTCTAAGTCTCACATGTTTTAATAATCCATGGTATATCGATCAGGTTTTCTTTTAAGAAAGATTTATAACTTACATATTTGTTGGACAATTTTGTTAAAAAGCAAAGAGTTCAGTAATGATTATATCAGCCCGTTTTTGTTATACGTTAtgcaatttatattttaattgaaaTGTTGTATAATTGCAACAGAATACTCGCGAGACAGCTCATGCAATTAGAAAGCTTCCTTTAGCGAAGGCTAAAAGGTACCTTGAAGATGTAATTGCTCATAAGCAAGCCATTCCATTCCGAAGGTTTTGTGGGGGCGTAGGACGTACAGCTCAAGTGAAGGGTCGTCATCCAAATGGGCAAGGACGCTGGCCTCTGAAATCAGCCAGATTCATTTTGGATTTGCTCAAGAATGCTGAGAGTAATGCAGAGGTATGAATCTATCATGTGTTTTTTCCTTTTAAATTAAGTGTTATACTTGTCTTAAAATGGTTTCGGTTATATTCTTATTTTCAGGTGAAAGGTTTGGATGTTGATGCTCTCTACATCTCACACATCCAGGTGAACCAAGCTCAGAGGCAGCGGCGTAGGACTTACCGTGCTCATGGACGAATTAACCGTGAGTACAGTAATTGAACCAAATTAATGTTAGTTTCTCGAAACTGACTCATCATTTTTTTGGCAGCGTATATGTCCTCTCCATGTCATATTGAATTGATTTTATCGGAGAAGGAAGAGCCAGTCAAGAAAGAGGTTATTCTTTTATCATTTCCCTATTTACATGTCCCTCTGTATTCTTGGATTGCTGCATGTCAAAAGCTGTCTTCATCATTTGGTAGCCTAGATGAATCTATTTAACTCTTAGTTAAAAAATTTCATATTGCCTGATCAATATCCACGATAGCTGATTTGTGAGGTGGAGGTCTTCTAATAACATATACCGAAGTTCAGGTTGTTTGTGCAACCTGTGCTTCTTTTGTCTAGATTATTGGCATCCTTTTCATTGCATCAGACATTATTATTCTTCATGACAGATAACAAGCCCCTAGGACCTATGAATTTGTACTTACTCTTCATTGCTGTTTAACACAATCAGAATGCTTGCAGATATATTCTGGCTGGGATTTTCTACATTGATCTATCCATGATAATATAATTTAAAGCCATAAATCAGGAAATTTTGATTACAAATGTGGTTTTTAGTTAGATTATGCATAAGAATGTTTTCTTTTGGAAATGGTTTGTGTGGCTTATTTTCCTTTCTACCTCATTCCTAATCATACTCTGCTCATGTCTTACAGCCggagacccagattgcaccaagcAAGCCCAAGAAATCTCAAGCTATTCGAAGTGGTGCGTCTTCTTAAAGATCAGTGGTTACAGCTTTGAGGAAAGCATTGATCTTGGGCTGATTTGAAATAGATGCAGGCTATCTTATTTTTGGTAACAAAAGATATTCTGGAGATTACTAGTGCTTCTGGAACATTATCTTTTTCTACCTTTGTTTTTGATTGGGAAATTTGTGGGATTCCATAGCTACTTTGAAATGGAAGCAATGTGACACCTTAATCGTTGAGTATTTGATCTGTTTTCCCCTAGAGCACAGACATTTGCTTTGAAATCATCATCTTTATTGTGGATTAAGATCTATCAGTATAATCTCCTTGAGGAATTATTTTATCTTGTTGAAATGGAAATACTGAACAGTAGTGCTGGTTATCAGAACTGATGCTATCCTGTTCATGTCTTCTCGGATCTCAACTGTGGATCCAATAATTGTGTAGTTGTTCTTCTCATGTGCCACAATGGCGAAAACTTGACACACCGTAGTGTAGGATCAGTGTTTTGAACAAAATATTTCATGCCACAGTTCTACAAAGATGTCATGCAAATTGCACAAAACATTCGGTAGAATATTGGCTTTTGTGGATAGATAAATTATCAAGTTGAGCTGCTTTACTTGATCATATTAAGTTTCAATAAACTGCAGAAAGATTTGTTTATTAATTCCAAAACATTGTTAAATTCTGCTTTCTGTGTTTTGTTTATATGAATTTTCAAACAGGTCTTAGCATTTAGCAATAAATATATAAAGACAATATTTTATTGGTAAAACCCTAATACGAGAAGCCATAATTTTTTATCTTACAAAACTGTAGCATGCTCTTGTGAAATCTTCAATGTCCAAACTCTCAAAATGCAAACTCTGTTTGACCAGTGTTGACATAATTTTTCAATTCTTTTATGGGTGTTTTGTTTGGGTGGCATGTGGCATTTTGTGTTTGGAGAAAAAAACATACCAG
The DNA window shown above is from Musa acuminata AAA Group cultivar baxijiao chromosome BXJ2-4, Cavendish_Baxijiao_AAA, whole genome shotgun sequence and carries:
- the LOC135610142 gene encoding large ribosomal subunit protein uL22-like; this translates as MVKYSREPTNPTKSSKAMGRDLRVHFKNTRETAHAIRKLPLAKAKRYLEDVIAHKQAIPFRRFCGGVGRTAQVKGRHPNGQGRWPLKSARFILDLLKNAESNAEVKGLDVDALYISHIQVNQAQRQRRRTYRAHGRINPYMSSPCHIELILSEKEEPVKKEPETQIAPSKPKKSQAIRSGASS